Proteins from a single region of Catenulispora acidiphila DSM 44928:
- a CDS encoding carboxypeptidase regulatory-like domain-containing protein has product MHIPFPPRLGKIVALAAALALTTGVGSAAAAAGQASSVRTTGAVSATSTAGTARAEGAASAAAAKPGSLTSAKPNARSVCPPAAKGAFTCFALQRTDIVGATGLAKADATPSGFGPSDLLSAYNLPADGGAGATVAIVDAYDDPNAEADLALYRTQFGLPACSTANGCFKKVDETGGTSYPTPDSGWAGEISLDLDMVSAIAPRAHIILVEATTPNFTDLGAGVDEAVALGAGYVSNSYGSNYTSTPGSGEDPSELTSMDPYYNHPGVAVLASTGDDSYGVAYPAASQYVTSVGGTSLVKDTSTRGWSESVWSNSYGGPGSGCSLYEPKPSFQKDTGCAMRALADVSAVADPATGVSVYDTYQETGWQVYGGTSVSTPLLAGVYADAGAPAAGTYPNAYPYAKPSALNDVTQGSTSTCTPSYLCTAGPGYDGPTGLGTPNGLTAFTSGPHGIVAGKVTDGTNPVAGAKVSAGTSSTTTAADGSYTLDVLPGTYTVGVSAFGYADQSVDGVVVADGATVAENFTLAAVARVAVTGKVTDGSGQGWPLYATISVDGMPGGPVYTNPKTGAYTIQLPVNQTYQLHTTAAYPGYQATDTPVTVGVSAVTQPISVKVDPATCTAAGYRIGQDGLYQTFDGTTAPTGWTVTNNTASGGWEFDDPGKRGNVSTGTGGFAIVDSDFLGVSKSEDSYLTSPVTDMSAVATPELDFATYYKPYSNSTATVEVSVDGGTTWSSVWAQSTSAVTGSKVQIPLPQAAGKAQVQVRFHYTGTWAYYWEVDNVLIGTPTCDPVPGGLVIGQVTDANTKAPLAGVRVSETAAPTVGGTSAATADPAMKGAFYWFFSPTTGSVPLTAAKGHYTSGTSTVTVAKSKVVEADFALKAGRLTVTPASVAKTVAWGGNATQTVTVKNTGTAPATLNVNEQPGGFVMQNVPAAPTQIVPAHVTTGSALLASKKPGAAAVHATAPTAGDSWQPVADFPTLIQDDIADFSGGKLYAGFGFDGTNDSNKLYSFDPAAGSWTALASATDTRESPAHGFINGKLYVVGGWDTAGDADSKMEVYDPAANQWSTGPASPMPYAGAGSAVLGSTLYVVGGCTSTCGTNDVYAFDAGAGTWSKLAAYPESTAWLNCAGLLNKLVCAGGTSATAASQSTYVYDPATASWTKAADAPSAFWAAAGAGANGKLLVTGGVVDGGLTNQAWAYDPAADAWSTLPNSNVSAYRFAGALGFYTVGGGQGTLTPPIATAQVLPGYTTGPSVDVPWLSESATTVTLAPGASGTFQVTVDASDASITQPGGYTASLGLSSDTPYPLTALPVTMTVKPPATWGKIAGAVEYTNAGGALVPLAGATVQIDTWAAHYTLHTDINGNYALWLDYRNNPLTVIAAKDGYQPAVKTVTIKKGATSTATFVLLKD; this is encoded by the coding sequence GTGCACATCCCCTTCCCTCCGCGCCTGGGCAAGATCGTCGCCCTGGCCGCCGCTCTCGCCTTGACGACCGGGGTCGGCAGCGCCGCTGCCGCCGCGGGTCAGGCGAGTTCGGTGCGAACCACCGGCGCCGTCAGCGCCACGAGCACTGCCGGCACAGCGCGCGCAGAAGGCGCCGCTTCGGCCGCCGCCGCCAAGCCCGGCAGCCTCACCAGCGCCAAACCCAACGCCCGGTCGGTCTGTCCGCCGGCCGCCAAGGGTGCCTTCACCTGCTTCGCATTGCAGCGCACTGACATAGTCGGCGCCACCGGCCTGGCCAAGGCCGACGCCACCCCCTCCGGTTTCGGTCCCTCGGACCTGCTCAGCGCGTACAACCTGCCGGCCGACGGCGGCGCCGGGGCGACGGTCGCCATCGTCGACGCCTACGACGACCCGAACGCCGAGGCGGACCTGGCGCTGTACCGGACCCAGTTCGGGCTCCCGGCGTGCAGCACCGCCAACGGCTGCTTCAAGAAGGTCGACGAGACCGGCGGCACCAGCTACCCGACGCCGGACTCCGGCTGGGCCGGGGAGATCTCGCTGGACCTGGACATGGTCTCCGCGATCGCCCCGCGCGCGCACATCATCCTGGTCGAGGCCACCACGCCGAACTTCACCGACCTGGGCGCGGGCGTCGACGAGGCGGTGGCGCTCGGCGCCGGCTACGTCTCGAACTCCTACGGCTCGAACTACACCTCGACCCCGGGCAGCGGCGAGGACCCGTCCGAGCTCACCTCGATGGACCCGTACTACAACCACCCGGGCGTGGCGGTTCTGGCCAGCACCGGCGACGACTCCTACGGCGTGGCCTACCCGGCCGCCTCGCAGTACGTCACCTCCGTCGGCGGCACCTCGCTGGTCAAGGACACCAGCACGCGCGGCTGGTCGGAGTCGGTGTGGTCCAACTCCTACGGCGGTCCGGGCTCGGGCTGCTCGCTCTATGAGCCCAAGCCGAGCTTCCAGAAGGACACCGGCTGCGCGATGCGCGCCCTGGCCGACGTGTCCGCGGTCGCCGACCCGGCCACCGGCGTGTCGGTCTACGACACCTACCAGGAGACCGGCTGGCAGGTCTACGGCGGCACCAGCGTCTCCACGCCGCTGCTCGCCGGGGTCTACGCCGACGCCGGCGCGCCGGCCGCCGGGACGTACCCGAACGCCTACCCCTACGCCAAGCCCTCCGCCCTCAACGACGTGACTCAGGGCTCGACGAGCACCTGCACCCCGTCGTACCTGTGCACCGCCGGTCCCGGCTACGACGGCCCGACCGGTCTGGGCACGCCCAACGGCCTCACGGCGTTCACCAGCGGTCCGCACGGCATCGTGGCCGGCAAGGTCACCGACGGCACCAACCCGGTCGCCGGCGCGAAGGTCTCTGCGGGGACCTCGAGCACGACGACCGCCGCCGACGGCAGCTACACGCTGGACGTGCTCCCCGGGACCTACACCGTCGGCGTCAGCGCCTTCGGCTACGCCGACCAGTCGGTCGACGGCGTCGTGGTCGCCGACGGCGCGACCGTCGCGGAGAACTTCACGCTCGCGGCCGTGGCCCGGGTGGCGGTCACCGGCAAGGTGACCGACGGCTCCGGCCAGGGCTGGCCGCTGTACGCGACGATCTCGGTGGACGGCATGCCGGGCGGTCCGGTGTACACGAACCCGAAGACCGGCGCGTACACGATCCAGCTGCCGGTGAACCAGACCTACCAGCTGCACACCACCGCGGCGTACCCCGGGTATCAGGCCACGGACACGCCCGTGACCGTGGGCGTCTCGGCGGTGACCCAGCCGATCTCGGTGAAGGTGGACCCCGCGACCTGCACGGCCGCCGGCTACCGGATCGGCCAGGACGGTCTGTATCAGACCTTTGACGGCACCACGGCGCCGACCGGCTGGACCGTCACCAACAACACCGCCTCCGGCGGCTGGGAGTTCGACGACCCGGGCAAGCGGGGCAACGTCTCCACCGGGACCGGCGGGTTCGCGATCGTCGACAGCGACTTCCTCGGCGTGAGCAAGTCGGAGGACTCGTACCTGACCTCACCGGTCACCGACATGTCCGCGGTCGCCACGCCTGAGCTGGACTTCGCGACGTACTACAAGCCGTACAGCAACTCCACGGCGACCGTCGAGGTCAGCGTGGACGGCGGGACGACCTGGTCCTCGGTGTGGGCGCAGAGCACCAGCGCCGTGACCGGCAGCAAGGTGCAGATCCCGCTGCCGCAGGCGGCCGGCAAGGCGCAGGTGCAGGTGCGGTTCCACTACACCGGTACCTGGGCCTACTACTGGGAGGTCGACAACGTCCTGATCGGGACGCCGACCTGCGACCCGGTGCCCGGCGGTCTGGTCATCGGCCAGGTCACCGACGCCAACACCAAGGCGCCGCTGGCCGGCGTGCGCGTGTCGGAGACCGCGGCGCCGACCGTCGGCGGCACGTCGGCGGCCACCGCCGACCCGGCGATGAAGGGCGCGTTCTACTGGTTCTTCTCGCCGACCACCGGCTCGGTGCCGCTGACCGCGGCGAAGGGGCACTACACCTCGGGCACCTCGACGGTCACCGTCGCGAAGTCCAAGGTCGTCGAGGCCGACTTCGCGCTGAAGGCGGGGCGGCTCACCGTCACCCCGGCGTCGGTCGCCAAGACCGTCGCCTGGGGCGGGAACGCCACGCAGACGGTCACGGTGAAGAACACCGGCACCGCGCCGGCGACGCTGAACGTCAACGAACAGCCCGGCGGGTTCGTGATGCAGAACGTCCCGGCGGCGCCCACGCAGATCGTGCCGGCGCACGTGACCACCGGCAGCGCGCTGCTGGCCTCGAAGAAGCCCGGCGCGGCAGCCGTGCACGCCACCGCGCCGACGGCCGGTGACAGCTGGCAGCCGGTGGCGGACTTCCCGACGCTGATCCAGGACGACATCGCCGACTTCTCCGGCGGCAAGCTCTACGCCGGGTTCGGCTTCGACGGCACCAACGACTCCAACAAGCTCTACTCCTTCGACCCGGCGGCGGGCTCCTGGACGGCGCTGGCCTCGGCGACCGACACCCGCGAGTCCCCGGCGCACGGGTTCATCAACGGCAAGCTGTACGTCGTCGGCGGGTGGGACACCGCCGGCGACGCCGACTCGAAGATGGAGGTCTACGACCCGGCGGCGAACCAGTGGAGCACGGGCCCGGCCTCGCCGATGCCCTACGCCGGCGCCGGCAGCGCGGTGCTCGGCTCGACGCTGTACGTCGTCGGCGGCTGCACCAGCACCTGCGGCACCAACGACGTGTACGCCTTCGACGCCGGCGCCGGGACGTGGAGCAAGCTGGCCGCGTACCCGGAGTCCACAGCGTGGCTGAACTGCGCCGGCCTGCTGAACAAGCTGGTCTGCGCCGGCGGCACCTCGGCGACCGCGGCGAGCCAGAGCACGTACGTCTACGACCCGGCGACCGCGTCCTGGACCAAGGCGGCCGACGCGCCGTCGGCGTTCTGGGCCGCGGCCGGAGCCGGCGCCAACGGCAAGCTGCTGGTCACCGGCGGCGTGGTCGACGGCGGCCTGACCAACCAGGCCTGGGCCTACGACCCGGCGGCCGACGCCTGGTCCACCCTGCCGAACTCCAACGTCAGCGCCTACCGCTTCGCCGGCGCCCTCGGGTTCTACACTGTCGGCGGCGGCCAGGGCACCCTGACCCCGCCGATCGCGACCGCGCAGGTCCTGCCCGGCTACACCACCGGTCCGTCGGTGGACGTGCCGTGGCTCTCGGAGAGCGCCACCACCGTGACGCTCGCCCCCGGCGCCTCGGGGACCTTCCAGGTCACCGTGGACGCCAGCGACGCGTCCATCACCCAACCCGGCGGCTACACGGCCAGTCTGGGCCTGAGCTCCGACACGCCGTACCCGCTGACCGCACTCCCGGTGACGATGACGGTGAAGCCGCCGGCGACCTGGGGCAAGATCGCCGGCGCGGTGGAGTACACCAACGCCGGCGGAGCCCTGGTCCCGCTCGCCGGCGCGACAGTCCAGATCGACACATGGGCCGCGCACTACACCCTGCACACCGACATCAACGGCAACTACGCACTCTGGCTGGACTACCGCAACAACCCCCTGACGGTCATCGCCGCCAAGGACGGGTACCAGCCGGCCGTCAAGACGGTGACGATCAAGAAGGGGGCGACGAGCACGGCCACGTTCGTGCTGTTGAAGGACTGA
- a CDS encoding DNA-formamidopyrimidine glycosylase family protein, whose translation MPEGDSVFRTAAQLHEALAGDVLAVSDLRVPSLATSDLTGRRVLQTVARGKHLLTRLEGDLTLHTHLRMEGRWAVYRTGERWTGGPGWQIRAVLGTARNTAVGYRLQVVDLLPTSEEPTIVGHLGPDLLGPDWDAEEALRRLSADPARPLGLALLDQRNLAGVGNVYANELSFLARVPPWRPVGEVPGLEKVVDTAHRLLTLNRLRTGHVTTGETRADRRNWVYGRARQPCRRCGTRILTSSLGTPPKDRVIYFCPNCQPER comes from the coding sequence TTGCCCGAGGGTGATTCGGTGTTCCGGACCGCCGCGCAGCTGCACGAGGCGCTGGCCGGCGACGTGCTCGCCGTCTCGGACCTGCGCGTGCCGTCGCTGGCCACCTCCGATCTGACCGGACGGCGCGTCCTGCAGACCGTCGCGCGCGGAAAACACCTGCTGACCAGGCTCGAAGGCGACCTGACCCTGCACACGCACCTGCGCATGGAGGGCCGGTGGGCCGTCTACCGGACCGGCGAGCGCTGGACCGGCGGCCCGGGCTGGCAGATCCGCGCCGTCCTCGGCACCGCGCGCAACACCGCCGTCGGCTACCGCCTGCAAGTCGTCGACCTGCTCCCCACCTCCGAGGAACCGACCATCGTCGGCCACCTCGGCCCGGACCTGCTCGGCCCGGACTGGGACGCCGAGGAGGCACTCCGCCGCCTGTCCGCCGACCCCGCGCGGCCGCTGGGCCTGGCGCTGTTGGACCAGCGGAATCTGGCCGGAGTGGGCAATGTCTACGCCAACGAACTCAGCTTCCTGGCTCGCGTCCCGCCCTGGCGTCCGGTCGGCGAGGTACCCGGCTTGGAGAAGGTGGTCGACACCGCGCATCGGCTCCTGACCCTCAACCGCCTCCGCACCGGCCACGTCACCACCGGGGAGACCCGCGCCGACCGCCGCAACTGGGTCTACGGCCGCGCGCGCCAGCCCTGCCGCCGCTGCGGGACCCGGATCCTGACGTCGAGCTTGGGGACGCCGCCGAAGGATCGGGTCATCTACTTCTGTCCCAACTGCCAGCCGGAGCGGTAG
- a CDS encoding DUF1345 domain-containing protein, which yields MAVAAGALACVVAALGGAGRTSPLIGWDVLAVVFGGWTWRVVWRLDPALTRTHAQEENPSRDLADALLIGASLASLVAVGVVLFGASHAPGNERYWEAALAVFSVFVSWTIVHTVFTLKYARLYYLGTPGGIDFNEPDPPQYSDFAYLAFTIGMTFQVSDTDLQTKEIRRAALRHAWMSFPLGAVIIATSINLVSGLAK from the coding sequence GTGGCTGTGGCTGCCGGGGCGCTCGCCTGCGTCGTCGCGGCGCTGGGCGGAGCGGGGCGTACCTCGCCGCTGATCGGGTGGGATGTGCTCGCGGTGGTCTTCGGCGGGTGGACATGGCGGGTGGTGTGGCGGCTGGACCCGGCGCTGACCCGGACTCATGCCCAGGAGGAGAACCCCAGCCGGGACCTCGCCGACGCGCTGCTGATCGGGGCGTCGCTGGCCAGCCTGGTGGCGGTCGGTGTCGTCCTGTTCGGGGCGTCGCACGCCCCTGGCAATGAGCGGTACTGGGAGGCGGCGCTGGCCGTGTTCTCCGTCTTCGTGTCCTGGACCATTGTCCACACCGTCTTCACCCTCAAATACGCCCGGCTGTACTACCTCGGGACCCCCGGCGGCATCGACTTCAACGAGCCCGACCCGCCGCAGTACAGCGACTTCGCCTACCTGGCCTTCACGATCGGGATGACCTTCCAGGTGTCGGACACCGACCTGCAGACCAAGGAGATCCGCCGCGCGGCGCTCCGGCACGCCTGGATGTCGTTCCCGCTCGGCGCGGTCATCATCGCCACGTCGATCAACTTGGTGTCCGGGCTGGCCAAGTGA
- a CDS encoding phosphopantetheine-binding protein, with protein MSSGQTKPAKAVNPVETVAGLRALPDVRDAVVTERVGPAGGVQVLGYVAGPDPVAGTAELHRRLMGRLPQHLIPDYLFILEEIPLTPAGDYDLKVLPEPDAASGPTEDYVEPRTKLERQIADLMVEVLRVPRVGAHDVFFALGGSSAQMFRLTLRIREIFNVQLELQEVFGAPTVEGVAALLLQSLGEKVSERVLERQEKHRRVAATWLWIRKRVPPGLPCGAQPDDLAAVEVIKAQQAAGA; from the coding sequence ATGAGCAGCGGTCAGACCAAACCCGCGAAGGCGGTCAACCCCGTGGAGACCGTCGCGGGGCTGCGTGCCCTGCCCGACGTGCGCGACGCCGTCGTGACCGAGCGGGTCGGGCCCGCCGGCGGCGTGCAGGTCCTCGGCTACGTCGCCGGACCCGATCCGGTCGCCGGCACCGCCGAGCTGCACCGGCGCCTGATGGGGCGGCTCCCGCAGCACCTCATCCCCGACTATCTGTTCATCCTGGAGGAGATCCCCCTCACCCCGGCGGGCGACTACGACCTGAAAGTCCTGCCCGAGCCGGACGCCGCGAGCGGGCCGACCGAGGACTACGTCGAGCCGCGCACCAAGCTGGAGCGGCAGATCGCCGACCTGATGGTCGAGGTGCTGCGGGTCCCGAGGGTCGGCGCCCACGACGTCTTCTTCGCCCTCGGCGGCTCCTCGGCACAGATGTTCCGCCTCACGCTGCGGATCCGCGAGATCTTCAACGTCCAGCTGGAGCTGCAGGAGGTGTTCGGCGCGCCGACGGTCGAGGGCGTCGCGGCGCTACTGCTGCAATCGCTCGGGGAGAAGGTCAGCGAGCGGGTGCTGGAGCGGCAGGAGAAGCACCGGCGGGTCGCCGCGACGTGGCTGTGGATCCGCAAGCGCGTGCCCCCGGGGCTGCCGTGCGGCGCCCAGCCGGACGACCTGGCGGCGGTGGAGGTGATCAAGGCGCAGCAGGCGGCGGGAGCCTGA